A stretch of the Fusarium musae strain F31 chromosome 2, whole genome shotgun sequence genome encodes the following:
- a CDS encoding hypothetical protein (EggNog:ENOG41) — MGDTRSVTITIVNSTELTLTLSQDKLNNGNWVTSPPGTINPGETTPPFEATAGFQENGVDGSVVYGSQIGLITFSFDNPNSGLNTFSGKTENPNYNISHSTGAGEVADVTYILESDPTS; from the exons ATGGGTGATACACGATCCGTTACGATTACAATCGTCAACTCAACCGAGTTGACACTCACGCTTTCTCAGGACAAGCTGAACAACGGCAATTGGGTGACTTCTCCACCAGGCACAATCAACCCAGGCGAAACGACACCGCCCTTCGAAGCAACTGCCGGTTTTCAAGAGAATGGTGTAGACGGTAGCGTCGTTTATGGCAGTCAAATTGGTCTAATTACCTTTTCCTTCGACAACCCCAACAGCGGCCTGAACACATTTTCTGGAAAGACCGAAAATCCCAATTATAACATTAGTCATTCGACTGGTGCAGGTGAAGTCGCTGATGTGACCTACATACTTG AGAGCGATCCTACCAGCTAA
- a CDS encoding hypothetical protein (EggNog:ENOG41), with translation MHHLGLVYALLISATGAIPVEDSPFPGAIKWTPNHQIQPSDVIVPVKGVSYVVKEEAYLAKLKAEGIKIGAPKLDPSWVSYNSTNLPKAKYPKVSKGQLGKRDDCDGTFYITTDKTETFVDWDVQMSPVVCAVGDMDISVSSGYSVSNTVGGSAGVDLTFVKDKLAGSLGIDYSRTWTTQTSVITKATIKDGQCGVMITKPLTTRRSGRQFRGCIGSATEIGTWYADSRGEGSYNGITWIEGAISACAKPGSNPPLSRCNGEGNFR, from the exons ATGCATCATCTCGGCCTCGTCTACGCCTTGCTCATCTCTGCTACTGGTGCGATTCCGGTGGAAGATTCACCCTTCCCAGGAGCCATCAAGTGGACTCCCAACCACCAAATTCAGCCCAGCGATGTTATTGTTCCTGTGAAGGGCGTTT CCTACGTCGTCAAGGAGGAGGCCTAccttgccaagctcaaggccgaGGGCATCAAGATCGGTGCTCCCAAGCTGGACCCGTCTTGGGTCTCTTACAACAGCACCAATCTTCCCAAGGCCAAGTACCCCAAGGTCTCAAAGGGCCAGCTCGGAAAGAGGGACGACTGTGACGGCACCTTCTACATCACCACCGACAAGACTGAGACTTTTGTCGACTGGGACGTGCAGATGTCGCCTGTTGTCTGCGCCGTCGGCGACATGGACATCAGCGTGTCTTCAGGCTACAGCGTTTCCAACACTGTTGGAGGCAGTGCTGGGGTCGATCTCACCTtcgtcaaggacaagctgGCTGGGTCTCTTGGTATCGACTATAGCCGCACGTGGACCACGCAGACCTCCGTCATCACCAAGGCTACTATCAAGGACGGTCAGTGTGGTGTCATGATCACCAAGCCTCTCACCACTCGCCGTTCTGGTCGTCAGTTCCGTGGCTGCATTGGATCTGCTACTGAGATTGGTACTTGGTATGCTGACAGCCGTGGCGAGGGAAGCTACAACGGCATCACATGGATTGAAGGTGCTATCTCTGCTTGTGCTAAGCCTGGTAGCAACCCTCCCCTATCTCGATGCAACGGAGAAGGAAACTTCCGATGA
- a CDS encoding hypothetical protein (EggNog:ENOG41) — translation MGNFKVCIVGGGLAGSLLANGLINNGIDTIVFERDEESLKREGYQIRLGDPALTGLASCLTDSQLESIVQRLGRYSGSTKTAPSICNTKFQTILDLSALPTYSKSAAINRVVLRDLLLGPVVTKGRVKFGKQFSHYEIIKNGPGGSESVKVNFKDGSSEHCDILVAADGSGSKINKQIGARNLVDMSSHLAFLSKGNATKARLRQLPPRLLNGPTLTFKNGISLYYALYLPAPQKTGGDGEQDDDFDFDENQASFYWGLNVPRELCPFSDAEDIPDRRQFCLDIVRDWAPEYHVMLSAGASDEDKITMTMLRASTKLPKNWRERLQAQNGNNAEEGHPRVWLIGDAVHAMQPNRQVDSPSPDKNFLTR, via the exons ATGGGCAATTTCAAAGTCTGTATAGTTGGCGGTGGCCTAGCAGGCTCACTACTGGCTAACGggctcatcaacaatggcATTGACACTATTGTTTTCgagagagatgaggaaaGCCTCAAGAGGGAAGGATACCAGATCCGTCTGGGTGATCCGGCTTTGACGGGCCTGGCCTCGTGTCTGACCGATTCGCAGTTGGAATCAATCGTGCAGAGGCTCGGGAGATACTCTGGCTCTACCAAGACGGCTCCAAGTATCTGCAACACCAAGTTCCAGACTATCCTTGACTTGTCGGCGCTCCCGACTTACTCCAAGTCGGCGGCCATCAATCGCGTTGTGCTGCGTGATTTGCTTCTTGGCCCCGTCGTTACCAAGGGAAGGGTCAAGTTCGGCAAGCAATTCTCACATtacgagatcatcaagaatgGGCCTGGTGGGAGCGAGAGTGTCAAAGTGAATTTTAAGGACGGCTCGTCGGAGCATTGTGACATTCTTGTCGCTGCGGATGGTAGCGGATCAAAG ATAAACAAGCAGATTGGGGCAAGGAATCTGGTGGATATGAGTAGTCATCTGGCCTTTTTGTCAAAAGGGAATGCTACCAAGGCACGCCTGCGCCAGCTGCCGCCCCGTCTTCTGAATGGACCAACCCTAACCTTCAAGAACGGCATCTCTCTCTACTACGCGC TTTACTTGCCGGCACCTCAAAAGACGGGTGGAGATGGAGAGCAAGATGATGATTTTGACTTCGACGAAAATCAAGCATCATTCTACTGGGGCCTAAATGTTCCCCGTGAGCTGTGCCCCTTCAGCGACGCTGAAGATATTCCCGACAGACGACAATTTTGTCTTGACATAGTTCGCGACTGGGCTCCAGAATA CCATGTCATGCTCTCCGCTGGAGCCAGTGATGAGGACAAGATCACAATGACAATGCTCCGGGCCAGTACAAAGCTCCCCAAGAACTGGCGGGAGCGACTTCAGGCACAGAACGGCAACAACGCGGAAGAGGGCCACCCACGCGTGTGGCTCATAGGCGACGCTGTACATGCCATGCAGCCAAACCGGCAAGTCGATTCACCATCTCCAGATAAGAACTTTCTAACAAGATAA
- a CDS encoding hypothetical protein (EggNog:ENOG41), translated as MDMMLSYSAVAQDQPLGQTASQLEDSFLDIGTAFPDTYRLAENDQQGSVYFGDAANESFLQQIRQLVARILGPCSFAEQPIQYHTNHDPSCPVSVSDPPPKPSPLDAKKLVSWGMLATSHLLGALDESEVQTQIEEWLQQDNSAEHLSSAICYLILANGALTCPADEDATAEAYYTYARYLTNSKSNQGPDLSLILCHNLIAFYQINSGRRDAAYHSIGVACRLACAVGINRMDKPRHMSHADFAFRERLWNALRLFDSFASGSLGRPISTYETRNTKAEKGYSSAIDMAAIIQAVMREVYGPSKVSRHFITTMTQEHRSWATRMTSCPKTNGIESAEQTQGYDSAPTLASSNIKESYYWSIMLLTRPVLLDRAAKQAMRGSVGDNSYRDQQGASPSQSDTALLYASADSAVRIVRLLETVLTREDLPKRLPFPVHSAFTAALTLGVATFADLDHVFPLRPNLEIVGQLLQRFEKHDSIARYYCQVVQQLKSACDEYVEQRNTRIVEKQVGDLFGRLQEKTSLSRHERGMTDSGWADGETATAQGMPSPLASLPTICLTENSALDDETITVGGAFPDISLDTFDESSLIDISCIEDTSDVGSLAYSSLSWFQ; from the coding sequence ATGGACATGATGCTGAGCTATTCGGCGGTTGCCCAGGACCAGCCACTTGGCCAGACGGCGAGCCAACTTGAAGACTCGTTTTTAGACATTGGCACAGCGTTTCCCGACACGTATCGACTGGCGGAGAACGACCAGCAAGGCTCTGTCTATTTTGGGGATGCGGCCAATGAATCCTTTCTTCAGCAGATCCGTCAACTCGTGGCTCGTATACTGGGGCCATGCTCTTTTGCCGAACAGCCGATACAGTATCATACCAATCATGACCCCTCTTGTCCAGTGTCTGTGTCCGATCCTCCACCAAAGCCCAGCCCTTTGGATGCGAAGAAGCTTGTGAGTTGGGGCATGCTGGCGACAAGCCATTTGCTGGGTGCTTTGGACGAATCAGAGGTACAGACACAAATAGAAGAGTGGCTACAGCAAGACAACAGTGCTGAACATCTCTCCTCCGCGATTTGCTATCTGATTCTAGCAAATGGTGCACTTACGTGCCCGGCTGATGAAGACGCGACCGCCGAGGCATACTACACATATGCGAGATATCTGACAAATTCGAAATCAAACCAAGGGCCAGATCTCTCGTTGATCCTTTGTCACAACTTGATCGCTTTCTACCAGATAAACTCAGGAAGACGAGATGCCGCCTATCACTCCATCGGAGTTGCATGCCGACTTGCATGCGCCGTGGGCATTAACCGAATGGACAAACCGCGCCACATGAGCCACGCTGATTTTGCATTCCGCGAACGTCTATGGAACGCATTACGGCTGTTCGATTCATTCGCCAGCGGTTCTCTAGGTCGACCTATCAGCACCTACGAGACCCGCAACACAAAGGCCGAAAAGGGCTATTCCTCCGCCATCGACATGGCAGCTATCATCCAAGCCGTTATGAGGGAAGTCTACGGCCCTTCCAAGGTCTCCAGGCACTTTATCACAACCATGACTCAGGAGCATCGCTCGTGGGCGACTCGCATGACCTCTTGTCCGAAGACGAATGGGATAGAGTCCGCGGAACAAACCCAGGGATACGACTCGGCACCAACTCTGGCATCGTCTAATATAAAGGAGTCATACTACTGGTCAATCATGCTGCTGACACGGCCTGTTCTCCTTGATCGAGCGGCGAAGCAGGCGATGCGTGGATCGGTCGGTGATAACAGCTATCGCGATCAACAAGGGGCCTCCCCATCACAGTCCGACACAGCGCTTTTGTATGCTTCAGCTGACTCGGCGGTGCGAATAGTTCGCTTGTTGGAGACAGTTCTTACCAGGGAAGACCTGCCCAAACGGCTACCATTTCCAGTCCACTCCGCCTTTACAGCTGCTCTAACACTAGGTGTCGCTACATTTGCAGACTTGGACCATGTTTTCCCACTGCGGCCAAATTTGGAAATTGTGGGACAGTTGCTGCAGAGGTTTGAAAAACATGACAGTATTGCGAGGTACTACTGTCAAGTTGTGCAGCAGCTGAAATCTGCATGTGACGAGTACGTGGAGCAGCGGAATACCCGGATAGTTGAGAAGCAGGTCGGTGATCTGTTCGGACGCCTTCAGGAGAAGACTTCTTTGTCAAGACACGAGCGCGGGATGACGGACAGTGGGTGGGCTGATGGTGAGACGGCTACCGCCCAGGGGATGCCCAGCCCTTTAGCTTCTCTACCAACCATCTGTTTGACGGAGAATTCAGCCCTAGATGATGAAACTATCACAGTTGGTGGGGCCTTTCCCGATATCTCCTTAGACACGTTCGATGAGTCTTCTTTGATTGACATATCTTGTATTGAAGATACTTCTGATGTAGGTAGCCTAGCATATTCTAGCTTGAGCTGGTTCCAATGA
- a CDS encoding hypothetical protein (EggNog:ENOG41) yields MGEPDNWVPVQEGPAFQPRKLKVVCIGAGYAGLMLSYQYKHGDTPLEQFMDLKIYEKNDNIGGTWLVNKYPGVACDVPAHIYTFPFEPNPSWSQFYATGPEIWRYIKNTSDKYKLDEPVILNTEVVSSVWDDDTGKWRLEIKQGHSHDIIQEEADIVINATGFLSKWTWPTIPGLDKFKGKMVHTAAWDTSLDWSGKRVAIIGNGSSAVQVLPQMQPTAAKIVNYARSPLWISSAFASEFTPEGKNFTYTDQEIQAFKDDEGMLFKLRHSIEHSFNKFFKVSLKDSPEQKQAFQFFKAKMEEALNHDPVLCAKLIPTFQVGCRRLSPGENYLQALQQDNVTLQDEAIQEIVETGIRSLTKTEEFDIIVCATGFDVSFIPGWKVVGQNGISLAEQWKDAPEAYFGVFAANMPNLLTVNGPNTPLAHGSLLAVMSFTVDYIARWIRKISTQNIKSVQVRQDALDDFNTYAQELIKGTVWTGDCRSWFKKGKADGRVTAMYPGSVIHYKEILDEFRTEDFEYKYISGNRFRFMGNGMTFREKNDEDLAWYMRK; encoded by the exons ATGGGAGAACCAGACAACTGGGTGCCCGTACAGGAAGGCCCTGCTTTTCAGCCGCGTAAACTCAAGGTTGTTTGCATAGGCGCTGGGTACGCAGGGCTGATGCTCTCGTATCAGTACAAGCATGGAGACACGCCTTTGGAGCAATTTATGGATCTGAAGATctatgagaagaatgataaTATCGGGGGAACTTGGCTGGTTAATAAATATCCCGGGGTTGCGTGCGACGTTCCCGCACATATCTACACATTCCCCTTTGAGCCGAATCCCTCTTGGAGCCAGTTCTATGCCACAGGTCCAGAAATATGGAGATATATCAAAAATACATCCGATAAGTATAAGTTGGACGAGCCTGTCATACTAAATACTGAAGTTGTGTCCTCAGTTTGGGACGATGACACCGGCAAGTGGCGCCTCGAAATCAAACAGGGTCATAGTCATGATATCATCCAGGAGGAAGCAGATATCGTCATCAACGCCACTGGGTTCCTCAGCAAATGGACCTGGCCTACGATACCTGGACTGGATAAGTTCAAAGGGAAAATGGTCCACACCGCTGCCTGGGATACAAGTCTGGACTGGTCCGGCAAGAGAGTCGCCATCATCGGAAACGGCTCTTCCGCTGTTCAAGTCCTTCCACAAATGCAACCTACAGCAGCCAAGATCGTCAACTATGCGCGCAGCCCGCTTTGGATCAGTAGCGCATTCGCCTCAGAGTTTACACCTGAGGGCAAGAACTTTACATACACCGATCAAGAGATCCAAGCATTCAAGGACGATGAGGGCATGTTATTTAAGCTCCGTCATAGTATCGAGCATTCCTTCAACAAATTCTTCAAGGTCTCTCTTAAGGATAGTCCAGAGCAGAAACAGGCTTTCCAGTTCTTCAAGGCAAAAATGGAGGAAGCACTCAACCACGACCCCGTTCTGTGTGCCAAACTTATCCCGACATTTCAAGTCGGTTGTCGCCGACTCTCTCCCGGTGAAAACTATCTTCAAGCACTACAGCAAGACAACGTCACCCTCCAAGATGAGGCTATCCAGGAGATTGTTGAGACTGGGATCCGCAGCCTAACAAAGACGGAAGAGTTTGATATAATTGTCTGCGCGACAGGCTTCGATGTCAGCTTTATTCCGGGATGGAAAGTTGTAGGCCAGAATGGGATTTCACTTGCTGAGCAGTGGAAAGATGCCCCAGAGGCCTACTTTGGGGTATTTGCTGCCAACATGCCAAATTTGTTGACTGTCAACGGACCAAACACTCCTTTAGCACATGGAAGCTTACTGGCCGTGATGTCGTTCACGGTGGACTACATCGCAAGATGGATCCGGAAAATATCGACACAGAATATCAA GTCAGTCCAAGTCCGTCAGGATGCGTTGGATGACTTCAATACCTACGCCCAAGAATTGATCAAGGGGACTGTTTGGACGGGCGACTGCAGGTCCTGGTTCAAAAAGGGAAAGGCAGACGGTAGGGTGACGGCTATGTACCCTGGTAGTGTCATTCACTACAAGGAGATTCTTGATGAGTTTAGAACTGAGGACTTCGAGTATAAGTACATCAGCGGGAACAGGTTCCGGTTCATGGGCAATGGAATGACCTTTAGGGAGAAGAACGACGAGGACTTGGCATGGTATATGCGGAAATAG
- a CDS encoding hypothetical protein (EggNog:ENOG41~MEROPS:MER0017246), protein MAAGRRDVEFPTVDGLTLRGWFYTASGDGKHPCIIMANGLAGLKEQFCPNFAHRFQAAGYGVLLFDHRNWGASDGLPRNETNPIQTGRDYSDAFDYVASLDEVDSSRIVYWGTSMCGGSVLHAAAFDKRIRAVISQVPFVSGELLSTHLAPMIGSLYSSRQQLKAGKPAPLIKLFAETPEESLQQDTKALIRDENLCDFIKALNKDNLPWSPNVTPQTLLDMIAFEPLAFVHRIAPTPFLLVCADRDLCAPTTTQLKAYALAYEPKKLVILKGSGHFDPYHGKAFEENVEKQLAFLKDTI, encoded by the exons ATGGCAGCAGGCCGTCGAGACGTTGAGTTCCCCACTGTTGACGGACTAACCCTTAGGGGTTGGTTCTACACCGCCAGTGGAGATGGGAAGCACCCATGCATCATTATGGCGAACGGA CTGGCAGGTTTGAAGGAGCAGTTCTGCCCCAACTTTGCCCACCGGTTCCAAGCCGCTGGCTATGGAGTCCTGCTCTTTGACCATCGCAATTGGGGTGCAAGCGATGGTCTTCCACGAAATGAGACGAACCCCATTCAGACCGGTCGCGACTACTCAGATGCCTTTGATTACGTTGCCTCGTTGGACGAGGTCGATTCTTCTAGGATCGTCTACTGGGGCACCAGCATGTGCGGCGGCTCCGTTCTGCACGCCGCAGCATTCGATAAGCGTATTCGAGCGGTGATCTCACAAGTCCCCTTTGTATCTGGGGAACTGCTTAGCACGCACCTCGCACCCATGATCGGGTCCCTGTACAGCAGCCGACAACAGCTCAAAGCTGGCAAACCCGCCCCGCTGATCAAGCTTTTCGCTGAGACTCCCGAGGAGAGTCTCCAGCAGGACACAAAAGCCCTTATACGCGATGAGAACCTCTGTGATTTCATCAAGGCTTTGAATAAGGATAATCTGCCTTGGTCTCCTAATGTCACTCCCCAAACACTTCTTGACATGATTGCATTTGAACCTCTGGCTTTTGTTCACCGCATCGCCCCTACGCCGTTCCTCTTGGTCTGTGCAGACAGGGATTTATGTGCACCGACTACTACGCAGCTTAAGGCCTACGCTTTGGCTTATGAGCCGAAGAAGCTGGTTATTTTGAAGGGTTCTGGCCACTTCGACCCCTATCATGGCAAGGCCTTTGAGGAGAATGTCGAGAAACAGTTGGCCTTCCTGAAGGATACTATCTAG